The DNA region CAGGTTAAGATTGTAGAAGAAGAATTTGAAGATGTAAATTTAGACGAATCATGTGATTTGGTTGGTATAACTTGTATGACATCAACTGCGCCCAGGGCATATTATCTTGCCGAAGAATTTAGGAAACGAAAAAAGAAAGTTGTGCTTGGTGGAATTCATCCAAGTGTT from Elusimicrobiota bacterium includes:
- a CDS encoding B12-binding domain-containing radical SAM protein, with the protein product MKILLISPFNSFEKWNHGGLTFPQLALDIIKGLTPPEHQVKIVEEEFEDVNLDESCDLVGITCMTSTAPRAYYLAEEFRKRKKKVVLGGIHPSV